GCTCGCCGCCGTCGTCACCGTGCTGCTGCTGCGCCGGGGGGAGCGGCTGGCCCTGCGCGTGGTGGACCTCGCCGCCGGGCTGGTGCTGCGCGCCCCCGGCGCCCGGCTGGCCCGCTGGATGCCCACGGTGCCCGTGCCCCGCGTGCCGTCCCGCCCCCTGCTCCCCGTGCCCGGCCCGGGCATCGTGGTGTCCTCCGTCCTGCGGTGGCGTGGTCCGCCGGTGCTCCTGCCCGCCCGCTGACCACCGACACCACCACCCGCCCGGCGCCCCTCGTGGCCCGGGCCGCGAAGGACACCCATGACCACCACCACCCTTCCCGACCGGCCGCGACCGCGCGCCCGGCGGACCGCCCTCGTCGCGGCCGGCTCCACGGCCGCGGCCCTGGTCCTCACGGCCGCCCCCGCCCTGGCGCACGACCAGCTGGTCTCCACGACCCCGGCGTCCGGCTCCACCGTGGAGGCCGCGCCCTCCACGGTGTCCCTGGCCTTCTCGAACGACCTCATCACGGGACAGGGCATCCAGAACCTCGTCACCGTCACCGACGAGGACGGCAACCAGTGGCAGGACGGCGACGCCCGCGTCACCGGACCCGAGCTCAGCGCCGCGCTGTGCGAGGGGCTGCCCAACGGTGAGTTCCGGGTTGCCTACCGCGTCGTCTACTCGGACGGTCACTCCGAGGCCCAGCAGTACGCCTTCACCGTCGACGACCCCGGGGCCCCGGACGCCGCCGCCCCGCAGGACTGCGGCGTGCCCGACCCGGACGCCCCCGTCAGCGACACCGGGGACGCCACCTCGACCACCCCCGCCCCGTCCGGCGGGGCCGGTGCGGCGGCACCGGGCAGCACGGGGGGCGGCGGCGAGCCGGCGACCGCGGGATCCGGCGCCTCCGGCACGGCGGGGGACCCCGCGACGGGCGAGCCGCCCGTCGTGGAGCCGCCCGCACCGGATCTCTCCGATGCCTCCGACGCGGCTGCCGCCGCCGAGTCAGGGGCACCAGGGGTCCCGGGCTGGGTCTGGGCCGTGGGCGCCGCCGGCGTGCTGGTCGTGGCCGCCGGTGTCCTGTCCGTCCTCCGCCGGGTCCGGGCCCTCGACCGCCCGGACCGCGGCCACGGAACGGAGGGCTG
This genomic window from Citricoccus sp. SGAir0253 contains:
- a CDS encoding copper resistance CopC family protein, translating into MTTTTLPDRPRPRARRTALVAAGSTAAALVLTAAPALAHDQLVSTTPASGSTVEAAPSTVSLAFSNDLITGQGIQNLVTVTDEDGNQWQDGDARVTGPELSAALCEGLPNGEFRVAYRVVYSDGHSEAQQYAFTVDDPGAPDAAAPQDCGVPDPDAPVSDTGDATSTTPAPSGGAGAAAPGSTGGGGEPATAGSGASGTAGDPATGEPPVVEPPAPDLSDASDAAAAAESGAPGVPGWVWAVGAAGVLVVAAGVLSVLRRVRALDRPDRGHGTEG